Proteins encoded by one window of Cheilinus undulatus linkage group 13, ASM1832078v1, whole genome shotgun sequence:
- the LOC121519853 gene encoding uncharacterized protein LOC121519853, which yields MGQEGQGIHLLPRPHAHTTVTPIIKKPGSDPEDLSNYRPISNLPFISKILEKAYMLPLGQIIHKHGLSFHSYADDTQLYLSTKPSTQLPPHSLVNCLHDIKAWMTSNQLKLNSNKTELMVVAPKALLQKVGDLMLDVDRTSICPSSEVRNLGVILDSTLSFQSHIKSVTKSAFYHLKNISRLRPSLPDSVAETLIHAFITSCLDYCNGVLSGVPSKTLDRLQYVQNSAARVLTHTRPWQHITPTLIHLHWLPIKSRINYKVLLLTY from the exons ATGGGTCAAGAAGGCCAAGGCATCCACCTGCTCCCTCGACCCCATGCCCACACCACTG taacccccatcatcaagaagccTGGGTCAGACCCGGAGGACCTCTCCAACTATCGaccgatctccaaccttcccttcATCAGCAAAATTCTCGAAAAAGCA tacatgcttccccttggacagattattcacaaacacggtctcagctttcactcttatgcagatgacacccaactctatctcagcaccaaaccatccactcagctccctccccactccctggtaaactgcctccacgacatcaaagcctggatgacctctaaccaactcaaactcaacagcaataaaacagagctcatggtggtggcccccaaagcgctgctgcagaaggttggagatctcatgcttgATGTGGAcaggacctccatctgtccatcctccgaggtccgaaacctgggcgtcatcctggactccaccctctctttccagtcccacataaagtctgtcaccaaatctgccttctatcatctcaagaacatctccagactccgaccatcactccctgattctgtggctgaaacactcattcatgctttcataacctcctgcctggactactgtaatggagtcctgtctggagttcccagcaaaaccctggacaggcttcagtacgtccaaaactctgcagctagagttctcacccacactagaccctggcaacacatcactccaaccctcatccacctccactggctccctatcaagtcccgtatcaactacaaagtcctcctcctcacatac